One stretch of Nicotiana tabacum cultivar K326 chromosome 18, ASM71507v2, whole genome shotgun sequence DNA includes these proteins:
- the LOC142172979 gene encoding SNF1-related protein kinase regulatory subunit beta-3-like, giving the protein MNQPHQYGEDQDEPTVIGFEVPRSPDASYNNVYPGNEDEGREPPMLPSHLHHTLLNHQATRDQSASLPLPQNVVLNHLYIENREAPRSVVALGVTHRFRSKYVTVVLYKPVQRRGGSNNA; this is encoded by the exons ATGAATCAACCACATCAATATGGTGAAGATCAA GATGAACCCACTGTGATAGGTTTCGAAGTTCCAAGATCACCCGATGCAAGTTACAACAACGTGTATCCTGGGAATGAAGATGAAGGGCGGGAACCGCCAATGCTCCCGTCACATCTGCACCATACCTTGTTAAACCACCAAGCGACTAGAGATCAATCTGCATCCCTCCCCTTGCCACAAAATGTGGTTTTAAACCATCTCTATATCGAGAACAGAGAAGCCCCAAGATCAGTTGTGGCACTAGGGGTAACACATCGTTTTCGTTCAAAATATGTTACAGTTGTGCTTTACAAACCAGTTCAAAGGAGAGGAGGTAGTAACAACGCCTAA
- the LOC107800673 gene encoding auxin-responsive protein SAUR68-like: MAMKWHKFVRMQRKRISLPKNGNDADNCSTTSSSIVEKGHFVVYTADQMRFAIPLSYLENEAIRQLLQMFEEEFGLPSCGPITLPCDSLFMDHIILLIKKGAAAGEVNKALLLSINSCCRLTSLQPQWENQQLLVY; the protein is encoded by the coding sequence ATGGCCATGAAATGGCACAAGTTTGTGCGCATGCAGAGGAAGAGGATTTCACTTCCAAAAAATGGCAATGATGCAGACAACTGCAGTACAACATCATCATCTATAGTTGAGAAAGGCCATTTTGTAGTGTACACAGCTGATCAAATGCGCTTTGCGATACCATTATCTTATCTGGAAAATGAGGCCATTAGGCAACTTTTGCAAATGTTTGAAGAAGAATTTGGGCTGCCTAGTTGTGGGCCTATTACATTGCCATGTGATTCACTTTTCATGGATCACATCATTTTGTTAATCAAGAAAGGAGCAGCTGCTGGAGAAGTTAACAAAGCATTGCTACTCTCAATCAATTCATGTTGCAGATTAACATCTTTACAACCCCAATGGGAAAATCAGCAGCTACTTGTCTATTGA
- the LOC142172836 gene encoding auxin-responsive protein SAUR66-like, which produces MVSVKKLIKMARRWQKFASMQRKRISLPRNLNDADSCSTPSTFIAGKGQFVVYTTDQRCFVIPLAYLGNEAILQLLNMSEEEFGLPSGGPITLPCDSAFMDYIISLIKKGAAAGDIHKALLLSVTSCCCSTSSLHQEWGNQQLLVY; this is translated from the coding sequence ATGGTCAGTGTTAAGAAACTCATAAAGATGGCAAGGAGATGGCAAAAGTTTGCATCCATGCAGAGGAAAAGGATTTCACTTCCAAGAAATCTCAATGATGCAGACAGTTGTAGTACACCTTCAACCTTTATAGCCGGAAAAGGCCAATTTGTAGTGTATACAACTGATCAAAGGTGCTTTGTAATTCCCTTGGCTTATCTGGGAAATGAGGCCATTTTGCAACTTTTAAACATGTCTGAGGAAGAGTTCGGGCTGCCAAGTGGAGGCCCTATTACATTACCTTGTGATTCAGCATTCATGGACTACATCATTTCACTAATAAAGAAAGGTGCAGCTGCTGGAGATATTCACAAAGCATTGCTCCTATCAGTTACTTCATGCTGTTGTTCAACTTCTTCTTTACACCAAGAATGGGGAAACCAGCAGCTTCTTGTTTATTAA